The following are encoded in a window of Sulfurimonas sp. C5 genomic DNA:
- a CDS encoding homoserine O-acetyltransferase, which translates to MSLNLQTHTEHFTNPLYLESGRILEPYDITYETYGTLNEDKSNVIVVCHALTGSHHAAGIYEGESKAGWWDGLIGPNKAIDTNKYFVICSNVVGSCFGSTGPISTQHPHHEAYRYKFPVISIKDMVKAQRILFDRLDIHRVEAIIGGSMGGMQALQFAIHYPNFANKVIALATTHATQPWAIAFNKVAQEAILKDPDFQQGYYDPEVIKEQGLSGMAIGRMAGHISFLSPESMQSKFGREYKRTDGLYELFGKFQVESYLEYNGYNFTKWFDPLSYLYITKAINIYDLSRGFDSLSDALDKISANLHLISFKNDLLFRDFEMKEIADEMDKLGKSNCDYLCVDSDYGHDAFLVELNKFDTYITEVLNG; encoded by the coding sequence TTGAGTTTAAACCTGCAAACACATACGGAGCACTTTACTAACCCTCTTTATTTAGAAAGTGGTCGTATCTTAGAGCCTTATGATATTACATATGAAACATACGGGACTTTGAATGAAGATAAGTCTAATGTGATCGTAGTTTGTCACGCTCTTACAGGTTCACACCATGCTGCCGGTATTTACGAAGGTGAAAGTAAAGCCGGATGGTGGGACGGTTTAATAGGACCAAATAAAGCGATCGATACAAATAAATATTTTGTAATTTGTTCTAATGTGGTTGGAAGCTGTTTTGGCTCAACGGGACCGATTAGTACACAACATCCACATCACGAAGCATACCGTTATAAATTTCCTGTTATCAGCATCAAAGACATGGTTAAAGCTCAAAGAATCCTTTTTGACCGTCTTGACATCCATAGAGTTGAAGCAATTATCGGTGGGAGTATGGGTGGTATGCAGGCACTTCAGTTTGCAATCCACTATCCTAATTTTGCAAATAAAGTAATCGCACTAGCAACTACACATGCTACACAACCATGGGCAATTGCATTTAACAAAGTAGCGCAAGAAGCTATTTTAAAAGACCCTGATTTTCAACAAGGATATTACGATCCTGAAGTGATCAAAGAACAAGGCCTTTCAGGTATGGCAATAGGAAGAATGGCAGGTCATATCAGCTTCCTATCTCCTGAGTCAATGCAAAGTAAATTTGGAAGAGAATACAAACGTACAGACGGACTTTATGAGCTGTTTGGAAAATTCCAAGTAGAATCATATCTGGAGTATAACGGTTATAATTTTACGAAATGGTTTGATCCCCTCTCGTATCTTTATATCACAAAGGCGATCAACATTTACGATCTTTCTCGCGGTTTTGATTCACTGAGTGATGCTTTAGATAAAATCAGTGCGAATCTACACCTTATAAGCTTTAAAAATGACCTACTCTTTAGAGATTTCGAGATGAAAGAGATTGCAGACGAGATGGACAAACTGGGAAAAAGTAACTGTGACTATTTATGTGTAGATAGTGATTACGGACATGACGCTTTCTTGGTAGAATTAAATAAATTCGACACATATATAACGGAGGTGCTGAATGGCTAA
- a CDS encoding carbon-nitrogen hydrolase family protein: MKAAVLQLSSQGLSSTKLLNYIRIANKKGVKLLLLGEYILNPFFKELTSMSIGMIKDQSSQQIKILKDLSSTYEITIIAPIVLVKKKKLYKAIAKFAPNSTSYYQQQILINYTHWNEEKFFANEIEKLKAPLTFKIDDLKFAVINGFELHFDEIFKKLKNKNVDCILMPSVSTFDSYERWKALITTRAFTNNSYILRANRIGEYQDGDFSWKFYGDSVLASPNGEILSHLGNKEELMIVDLFHKEVVSARRAWGFRDAIKKREKLI, encoded by the coding sequence ATGAAAGCTGCCGTCTTACAACTAAGTTCACAAGGTCTTAGTTCTACAAAGCTTTTAAACTATATCCGCATCGCCAATAAAAAAGGGGTGAAACTTCTTCTTTTAGGAGAGTATATTTTAAACCCTTTTTTCAAAGAACTTACTTCTATGTCGATCGGAATGATTAAAGATCAATCTTCTCAGCAAATAAAAATTTTAAAAGACCTCTCAAGTACTTATGAGATTACTATCATTGCACCGATTGTACTTGTAAAGAAAAAGAAACTTTATAAGGCTATCGCAAAATTTGCACCAAACTCTACATCTTATTATCAGCAACAAATTCTTATCAACTATACACACTGGAACGAAGAGAAATTTTTTGCAAATGAGATAGAAAAACTAAAAGCACCGCTAACTTTTAAAATAGATGATCTAAAGTTTGCCGTTATTAATGGGTTTGAACTTCATTTTGATGAGATATTTAAAAAACTGAAAAACAAAAATGTTGACTGTATTTTAATGCCGAGCGTTTCAACTTTTGATTCATACGAACGCTGGAAAGCACTCATTACTACACGTGCTTTTACAAATAACAGCTATATATTACGTGCCAATAGAATTGGAGAGTACCAAGACGGTGATTTCAGCTGGAAATTTTATGGCGATTCCGTACTTGCTTCACCTAATGGTGAAATACTCTCTCATTTAGGAAACAAAGAGGAACTTATGATCGTAGATCTCTTTCATAAAGAGGTTGTGAGTGCCAGAAGAGCATGGGGCTTTAGAGATGCGATCAAAAAACGAGAAAAACTTATATAA
- the xseB gene encoding exodeoxyribonuclease VII small subunit: protein MAKEETTNFELKLENAKKMLEKLMNPEITLEDSVKEYEAGMKELQEAQKILEEAQIKIQEIKNK, encoded by the coding sequence ATGGCTAAGGAAGAAACAACAAATTTCGAACTCAAACTCGAAAATGCAAAAAAAATGCTTGAGAAATTGATGAATCCGGAAATCACTCTTGAAGACAGTGTAAAAGAGTACGAAGCGGGTATGAAAGAGCTGCAAGAGGCACAAAAAATCCTTGAAGAAGCTCAAATCAAAATCCAAGAGATTAAAAACAAATAA